The DNA region TCCGTGGATTTATCCTTGTTTGTTTCACCAAAATTGGGATCAGTCCCCACAGTAATCTCATCCGTGGGTTCCGTCCAATCGGCCGGATGATCCGGGTCGTCGTCATCACTGGGAGCGTTGTACCAGAACGGATTGCCTGGCCCCGGTGGCAATGATGGATCGTAGAACCCCATCCGTACCTTGTATTTACCGGTGGTGGGGACTTTGTAATAGTAGATATCCCCAAAGTAAAGGGGCGGCGTAATTACTACTATCCCTGTGGGATTCGGGGCCAGTGTGGTAGTACCGCCGGGGGCGCTTTCAGGCATTTGATATACGTTGATTGCATTAACAATTGTGTCTTTGTATTGATTTTTGACAACTATGTAATAGGAGCCTTTTGTGTCGGTTGGAGGGGTAGTCCCGCCGCCGCTATTGCCGCCGTCAGATTGCAATTCTATAGTGGCTGTTTCGCCTTCTTTTACAATTTTTTCACTTTGCCCAAGCCATGCAGGGGTTTTATTACCCCCCTTATAGCCTAACTCAACTTTATATTTTCCAGCATGAAGGGCTAATGTAATAGAATCTCCTACTCCCCCCGCAGTCGCCGGTGGTTTAAGCGCCGGATCCAGCGTAAAGGTCAGTTCGTTTGTGGGGTTCTCGGAACTGATTGCAGGTAAATCTTTGGTAGAACCATCAGGCCAGGCGAGGTAGGTTACTTTTATTATGTCAACCGGGTAGTTGCTGTTATTGGTAATTTTCAGATGCCCCCAGCCCGGTAAAGCATTGGGAGTAGTACCATCGGTATCGGTTCCCGGGGTAGTAAGGTCACCGGATTCAGGGTTATTTGGGTTATTTGGATTCCATTCCGGGTACTCCGGGTCATAGCCGGGCTCGTCAGGAAAATTCGGATCGTTATGTCCGCCGGTCTTCCACCACAAGGGGGGCTGGAATTTAGTACCCGTATCCAGGATTTTACCATCCGGTTCAACCGAACCGGGTTCAACCGAAACAGGCTCTACACTTGAATAATAGATCCCATCTTCACTGATGGACACCTCATAGTTTCCGGCGGGCAGGGATAGTTCTTTATTGTCCCCGGTCCCAACATCTGCGGGGATGACCTTATAGGTCCCATCGGGGTATTTGATCCGGATAAAATGGATGGTTTGACCTTCGGTGTCGTTTTCGATCGTTAGTTTGCCGTTATCCTCCGGGTCCGGCGTGACGTAGATAATTTCCCCGGGTTTCGTAACTATGACAGTTTCTGTCATTGTTATTAGCTCATTAGGAAAATCGACTGCTGGGCCCAAACCAGTTTCGCAGGAAATAAGAGCCCCTGCGGCGAAAACTATGCCAAAAATAGCCAGAATCACACTAGCTTTCGGCCCTCTGTCCATGACACATGATAAAAATTTTTTTCCTTTCATAGGTTCTCCTTTTTTATAATACCAGGCTAGCAGCACAGATGTTTTTAATAGTGTTATGCTCGGGTACATACCCCTCATAACAAATACTTTTAAGAAATATAGTACCATGCTCCATCTTTTTCAATAAATCCTGGGTATTTTTTTCAGAAAAATATCCCTATCCTTCAATAACCGTCTTTTTCTCCCAGGTACCCCGAACCCAGCGGGTCAGATAAAAACTGCCCCGGACGATAAAGTCGCCCCCCATGGCGAGCCACACCCCCAAGGGCCCTATACCAAAGGTATAGGACAGGAGGTAGGCGGCGCTGACCCGGACGGTCCACATGGAAATGACCGCCACGATCATCACAAACCGGGCATCCCCGGCAGCCCGCAGCGCGTTGGGCAGGCCGAAACTCATGGGCCAGCCTATGGCCATGGAAATACAGTGCACTCGCAGGAATGTTTTTGCCAATTCGTGGGCCTCCGGGCTCAAATTAAATAGGCTCACCATGTTTTCCATGAAGATATAGATAGTCCCGCTAATGATAAAAAGGGTGATGTAGGAGAGCTTCATTATTTTTGCAGTATTCCGTTTGGCGGATACATAATCACCGGCACCGATACATTGCCCAACAATAGTAATAAGGGACAAACCAAAGGCCATGCCGGGCATAAGCGAAAAGGAGTTGACCACCCCGGCTATGGCATTCCCCGCCATGGCGGAGGTGCCGAAGCTGGTAAAGATCCGCTGGGTAAGGAGCCTGCCGAGCTGGAACATGGAATTTTCCAAGCCGCTGGGGATACCCACATTCAGAATGATACGGATCATGGGAGGGATAAACCGGATTTTAAGCAGCCCCGCCAGGGAGACCGCGCCCTGCCGGTTTCTGACGAGCAAAACTGTGGTAACCCCAGCGGCAACGATCCTGCTTATCAGAGTGGACAGGGCCGCCCCGACGACTCCGATACGGAGGCCGAAGATAAAAAAGGCATTCCCCCCCACATTCAGAATATTCACCAGCAGGGCGATACGCATGGTTACCCGGCTGTTCCCCATAGCCCGGAACAGGGCGGCGTTGGCGTTATACACCGCCAGGGCAGGATAGGAGAGGGCGGTTATCAGAAAATAAACCGCCGCCGCATTCAGCACATCCTCCGCAACCTTGCCGTAGAGGAGTGTGATAATCTGCCGCCGCCAAATCATGCCTATTACCATGACCACCAGGGAGGCTGCGGTAACAATATAGACAAGCTGTTTCGCCGCGGAGCCAGCGTTTTGGCTGTCCCGGCGGCCTATGTACTGGCTGACCACCACCGAGCCCCCGGTACAAAGGGCGGTAAAGACGATAATCAGCAGATTATTGATATTATCAACGATATTAACCCCGGAAACCGCAAATTCCCCCACGGAACTTACCATTACCGTATCCGCCGCCCCCATGGTAACGGCGAGGATCTGTTCTATAATAAGGGGCCACAGGAGGCGGAAAATCGCCCGGTTGTTCCACTTTTCAGCCATGGATGAAATCAAAATGTATACCTTTACATAAGGCTACTCCTTATGTGAGGTTCTTGCTAGATAGGCAAAGGAGGCTCATTTGGGCACTCCCCCACCAGTCTAGGATCAGATGATAGACCATATTGGAACAAATTGTTCATAAATTACTTGACACATAGCCTTGAATAATACATAGTAAATATATGGTATTAATAATATATAATATCATAAAAAGACAAAAAATGACTAATAAGTCCGGGAGCTTAACATGAATGTAGTAATAATTGGCGGAAACGAGTGCATGGAATGTCGATATAAATGTATATGTAAAGAATATAGCTGCAAAGCAAAGGTTTTTACAAAACTTGAAGGCCACTTACTTGAGCGTATTGGGAATCCGGACTTAATTGTCCTTTTTACCAATCCGGTTGCCCATGATATGGCCTGGGCTGCAAGAACCAAGGCAGCCCAAGCCAATATTCCCCTGGTACAGTCCCACTGCGGGAGCGGTACTGCGCTGAAGAATATTTTGAAAAATCAAATAGGATCCGGCGCATAGAATAGAAAGCTTGGCCCCTAGCGCTCAAACAGGGATTTGAGTTCCTGGTGACTCATCCGGGCAAGCCAGGATTCCCCGGATGAGACGGTCATATCCGCCAGTTCCTTTTTGCTTGAGATCATGGCGTCTATCTTTTCCTCAAAGCTGTTTTTAGTGATGAATCGGTGCACAAAAACGTTGCGCTTCTGGCCTATCCTGAAGGCCCGGTCGGTGGCCTGGTTTTCCACCGCCGGGTTGTACCAGAGGTCGTAGTGGATCACCCGGCTTGCGGCGGTGAGGTTGAGCCCCAACCCGCCGGCCTTGAGGCTTACCAGGAGGAGCCGGGAAGCGGGATCGTTACTAAAACTGGCCAGGGTTTCGGACCGGGCTTTCTGGGTCATGCCGCCGTGGTAGACCAGTACCGGCTCGCCCAGCTCTTCCAGAATGATCCGGGAAAGGCAGTCCAGGGTTTCCACATACTGGCTGAAGATTAGGGCCTTTTCCCGGCCTGCGAGGATCTCCTCCAGCAGGGCCTTGAGGAGCTGGGCCTTCCCCGAAAGGGCGGAGACCGCGGGGCTTTCCTTGTCATAGACCCGGGGGTGATCGCAGATCTGTTTCAGCGCCGTGAGCAGGGACAGTACCAGTGCGGGCCGTTCCTTGGGATCGATCTTCGCCGACTTCTCCATGATTTCGCTGACCATGCCCTCGTATAGGGCGGCCTGTTCTTTTTCCAGAACTGCGTATTCATTGGTTACGATCTTGTCCGGCAGGTCCTTGATGATGGTCTTGTCGGTCTTGAGGCGGCGCAGCAGAAAAGGCGCGGTGATCCGTTTCAAGGAATCGGCTTTTTCCTGGTTTCGCAGAACTTCTATCGGATAGCGGTACTGGTCCTTGAATTCCTTGGGGCTTCCCAAGTAGCCAGGGAGTATAAAATCAAAAAGCGATCGAAGATCCTCTAGCCGGTTTTCCACCGGGGTCCCGGACAGGGCAAGCCGGTAAAGAGGCCGCAGTTTCTTTACCGCCCGGGAGATGCCTGTCTCGGTGTTCTTCATCAGATGGGCTTCGTCCACGATGAGGAGGGAAAACACTTCCTTCTGCAATTTTGCGCTGTCCCGGGCTGCTGTTTGGTAGGTAGTGAGAAACACATCCCGGCCGGCTTCAAGCTTCCTGCCTGTTCCGTGGTAGCGGCTTACGGCCAGTGATGGTGCGAACCGTGAAAGCTCC from Treponema primitia ZAS-2 includes:
- a CDS encoding MATE family efflux transporter; protein product: MAEKWNNRAIFRLLWPLIIEQILAVTMGAADTVMVSSVGEFAVSGVNIVDNINNLLIIVFTALCTGGSVVVSQYIGRRDSQNAGSAAKQLVYIVTAASLVVMVIGMIWRRQIITLLYGKVAEDVLNAAAVYFLITALSYPALAVYNANAALFRAMGNSRVTMRIALLVNILNVGGNAFFIFGLRIGVVGAALSTLISRIVAAGVTTVLLVRNRQGAVSLAGLLKIRFIPPMIRIILNVGIPSGLENSMFQLGRLLTQRIFTSFGTSAMAGNAIAGVVNSFSLMPGMAFGLSLITIVGQCIGAGDYVSAKRNTAKIMKLSYITLFIISGTIYIFMENMVSLFNLSPEAHELAKTFLRVHCISMAIGWPMSFGLPNALRAAGDARFVMIVAVISMWTVRVSAAYLLSYTFGIGPLGVWLAMGGDFIVRGSFYLTRWVRGTWEKKTVIEG
- a CDS encoding DUF2325 domain-containing protein; the encoded protein is MNVVIIGGNECMECRYKCICKEYSCKAKVFTKLEGHLLERIGNPDLIVLFTNPVAHDMAWAARTKAAQANIPLVQSHCGSGTALKNILKNQIGSGA